The Syngnathus acus chromosome 3, fSynAcu1.2, whole genome shotgun sequence genome includes a window with the following:
- the irx3a gene encoding iroquois-class homeodomain protein IRX-3a — protein MSFPQLGYQYIRPVYPAERQGMAGNARSAAAAAAAAAAAELSPSGALSNVLSMYGAPFAAAAAQGYGAFLPYSNDISIFNQLGAQYELKDGPTVQHAGFAHHHPAFYPYGQYQFGDPSRPKNATRESTSTLKAWLSEHRKNPYPTKGEKIMLAIITKMTLTQVSTWFANARRRLKKENKMTWAPRNRTDEEGNVYPSDHEGDEGDKREDEEEIDLENIDTENIESKDDLDEQDDLHSELKIDARSDSEGSDGYEDLPEQRFLKAGLHHHRLQIHHRGSSPLEIKPDGDKLSSGPVSSPPSENSQAPAQKPKIWSLAETAAAPDNPRKSPHVTPTPPTSHQQHGLMAPHRLIASCPAVGKIQSWTNRAFSAHQLALFNSNHYLGLANQAGGGLALYGSNRHTDDKGAGQAAGAGADSALTGTGPRH, from the exons ATGTCCTTCCCCCAACTGGGCTACCAGTACATCCGGCCCGTGTACCCTGCGGAGCGCCAGGGCATGGCCGGCAACGCCCGGAGcgcagccgccgccgcagcagccGCAGCCGCCGCCGAGCTCAGTCCGTCGGGAGCGCTCTCCAACGTACTCTCCATGTACGGAGCGCCGTTCGCCGCCGCGGCCGCGCAGGGCTACGGAGCCTTCCTGCCCTACTCCAATGACATCTCCATATTTAACCAGCTG GGGGCCCAATACGAACTGAAGGACGGCCCTACGGTTCAGCACGCCGGCTTCGCCCACCACCACCCGGCTTTTTACCCGTATGGCCAGTACCAGTTCGGCGACCCGTCCCGGCCCAAGAACGCCACGCGGGAGAGTACCAGTACCCTGAAGGCCTGGCTGAGCGAGCACCGCAAGAACCCGTACCCCACCAAAGGCGAGAAGATCATGCTGGCCATCATCACCAAGATGACTCTGACCCAGGTCTCCACTTGGTTCGCTAACGCGCGCAGGAGGCtcaagaaggaaaacaaaatgacgtGGGCGCCTCGGAACCGAACCGACGAGGAAGGCAATGTCTACCCTAGCGACCACGAGGGCGATGAGGGCGACAAGcgggaggacgaggaggagatcGACTTGGAGAACATCGACACGGAGAATATCGAAAGCAAGGACGACCTGGACGAGCAGGACGACCTGCATTCGGAACTCAAAATTGACGCGAGGAGCGACTCGGAGGGTTCGGACGGCTATGAGGATTTACCCGAGCAAAGATTTCTCAAGGCTGGCCTGCACCACCATCGCCTCCAAATTCACCACCGCGGCTCGTCTCCGCTGGAGATCAAACCTGACGGGGACAAACTTAGTTCGGGTCCGGTCAGCTCCCCGCCCTCGGAGAACAGCCAAGCGCCGGCCCAGAAACCAAAGATCTGGTCTCTGGCGGAGACAGCCGCGGCGCCGGACAATCCGCGCAAGTCGCCGCATGTGACTCCCACGCCCCCTACGTCCCACCAGCAACACGGCCTCATGGCCCCGCACAGACTCATTGCGTCTTGTCCCGCCGTTGGGAAGATCCAATCGTGGACAAACCGAGCCTTCTCGGCGCATCAGCTGGCCCTGTTCAACTCCAACCACTACTTGGGCCTGGCCAACCAGGCTGGAGGCGGGCTGGCACTGTACGGAAGCAACCGGCACACGGACGACAAGGGGGCCGGGCAAGCGGCCGGTGCCGGTGCGGACTCTGCGCTCACAGGTACCGGTCCACGACACTGA